The region TTGGAGACTTGGATTTCCTTAGTTAATCCTCCTGGAATGATGACAAACTCCGAGCTTGTTTTCTTGCTTCCTCCACCGATGTGGAATTCTCTATAGTTGATAGGTGCAAAGTTATTCGGAACCCGCATTATGTGgaatcaaaaatgtcaaattctgcATTACTGATGTCTCTGACCTAGATTATTTAACAAAAGTACTTTATTTGTTGTGTGAATTATTCAGATTTTATTGACCTGAGGGTTTTTGGTCCGCTCAGTATAACAGAAACGCACGCCCTGGCGGCGGCCAACCAGCAGAAGAACGATCGGCTCCGAGCCGCCTTTGGCATCTCCAGCGACTATGTGGACGGCTCGTCCTTCCATGCCGACCgcaaggagaaggagaaggagaagcgCGAGCAGGAGCGTTTGGAACGGGAGAAGCAGCAGCAGAAATACACGTGagtacacattttttaatcttttcaggAGTAGCATAAAGCGAGATTACTTCCTGTCTCAGGACGAACAGGAGTTAATTACCCTGGTGAATAGTGGTTTATTTACCATAGAAGAAAATATCGACCATTATGacaattagggatgcaccgaaatgaaaattttgggtcaaaacgataaccgaaaatgagaaacgcttggccgaaaaccgaaacgctgaaaataataataataataaaatatatatatatttaaaaaaaaaaatcaaaataaaaaactatgtTTAATATCACTCAGATTCACCATTAGCTACAGTCCAAGTCCACTCCACAACACATATTACTACCGTAATGATCGAGAAATAAATGaggtggatgaatgagaataaccaCAAGCATACAGTAAGCACACAGTGCAGTATCATGTCATTGCATTTGTTATTctatgataaataaagttgtcgttAGCACACAGACACAGTGCTTTTCTGCACATTGTTGGACGTAATAATCTGGAAATGAAGCTTTACTTTTGTGAACTTTTTCGAGTGTCGTCACTCATCAACCTCAATTGATTTGGGTCGCTGTTGATAATGCAGCTTTCGTCTCGGTcatatgaaataaattaatttatcaTGTAAAGGAACCGGGTGCCGTTTTGCTTATTCAACGGGggctttatttgcatttaagCAGCAAACAATTTGCTACGACACTTCAGTTGCAGAAGAAGTTTGATTGCTGTAAGCTAGCGCGTAGctgctacacgcacacacttgccttGTGTTGTCTTCTGCGTCCTCTTCTCTCGCTGGCGCACTCACCATACGAAGATCACGATACTGCTTTCCGCTAAAACCTTGTGCCGTTGCCATTATTCCTCGCCGCTGATTTGAGATGGCATCGACCGGGTTAGCCTCAAGACGCTAGCTTTCGGCTACTGCTCATGAATTAACATTGAGGCGGAACTCTCACCCCGGCGTTTAATTCGAAcatacgcttgcttgcagcagttttttttttttgcttgcgttaccacaacatcctatttcggtAATATTTTCCAGCTCAAATTTTATTTCAgccaaaaatgcatatttttctcattttcggcTGAAAAATTTCAGTGGCTGAAATAATTGGACGACTATGCGTGGTCCCTATTCATGCAAGTTGTCCAGAACTGATCCCTGCAAACATTACTCCGGCTgctcattctttaaaaaaaacaaccaaaaaaccacttcattcttttcttttctccccaaaaaatgtatgctCCTCAAAATGCCTCTCAACACCCCATAGCACAATTACACGCACCTCTGCCAGTCCTCTTTCTTCTGTCGTACCTTGTTGATTTTAGTTTAATTTCAACTTGTCTCTATCATTCTTTACTCATGCCATTTTGtgcaaaaatgtacaataattttgaaaatcagctCTGTATACGTGTGTGGTCGTCCGCAGGCTGGTTGAGGATTCGGACGAGTCGGATTCCCCACCAAAGAAACGCAGTcgcaagaagaaaaagaagaacaagaagagaGCCGGGTAAGCTAAGATCAAATAGAATAAACATGTTTGCGGATATGAGCAAAAAGAACAGAAAACCGTAACGTGGACTCTTGATCACTACTCTACTAAGGGAAATTAACCAATTTCTCTTAATTTGTCCGACATTAATTTACTACAAATAACAATGTTCCTCTCACTGTGCTAGAAAGTGACAGACAGAACAATTAAATACTTATGGGGgacattcattatttatttcccCACACTCTTTATTAACGTTAACCATACGTTCGTAAACTTTTCCTATATTCTTAAAATATGGACGACTACCACACCAGCATCGGTGTTGTGCCGATATcagctttatttcaaggtatcgggtaCATATGAAGGCTGCTAGTGCTATCACTATcgcatatttttagaatcgattaatctatccattattcaatcgattaatcaactaacaggattcattttaattttgtattaaagtgtatcacaaaagcatttttccctgattactgtttattaaccagtgattggtggttatttcatACGTTGTATTTGTATACTGATGAAAAAAGGGGGGATTGGtcttgtactatgttaccggttctgtcattgttttttaaagtaaaagcagatgtttgcaaatgtcttatttttactAAACAAAGAAGATAATCAGACTTCTTGCATGAATGACTACAGatatcagtgaacaattactgttgatatgctgaaatcagaggacttggacaatttaaaattaataaatggctccaaacgattactctattattaaaatagttgtcaattaatttgatcatcgattacttgtcgattaattttgacagctctaaaggGTAGGCTGCCGAAACCAGACACTGATACTTAAAAGGGTAGATGAACAGGAAgccagactcttgctccaccttTCACTAAAATTTGAAATTGACGCTCAAAGgaggtgttgcctggaggaccctTGGGTTGCGAATGAGAAGAGGGTTGGGCGTAGtgtggctgtgattgacagcagcagtgaaaacTACAATCTATATGTCTATACTACGAAAGGCAATGTGAAATAAACCaaccaaatgctatgctaataaaaTCACTAACCTGAACCGGTGGGTTGCGGAGCGACTACCATCACACTTTACAGGTGACATAACAACTGACTTCTCGTGTaatgaggacaaacagccaaattgtgtttatataagatggcgccaaacacaCAGTTTTtaccccaaattcaagctttcaacaaacatgcactaaaatgtctgtGCTCCCAATTGTGTCTTTGTGTGAATTGAAGTTTTATGTCATACTAGTGGTAGTGGCACTTGGCCTAAAGCCCATTGGAGGCTATCTATAATTATTTTTAGGCTCTAAAACGCCATTTCTGTGTCAGTAAACAGATGAAACCTCAtgagttgaaaatgtcatctcaatAAGTTGTCGCCGCCGTATCATCTTCAGCTCACAGAGTCCCTCTCCACCTCCTTGCCGAGAgaaaaaatcaaagaaaaagaagaagaaacggtATTTGACTTTGGTTCACTGTTTCATGTCCAACTTGACCGTCCTCAGCTCTTGACTTCTAATTTCTTTTTCAGTGAGTCCTCagtggaggaggaagacgacAGGTAGGACTTGCCTCTTGAAGTATTTGCATTCTGTACTCAATTTTAagtacaaatactgtatttgtgtaaaAGTAGTACTACTGATTCAACTCCTTTACCAAAGTAAAGGTTACAAAAGTACAGATAAAGTTAGAGTACAAAGGAGAGTAcagaaaagtttttaaatgttggaatttgttgggaaattttggaaaaacaaatgcagtaaaagtatttgtacttggttaCTTCCCACCAGTGTTGActggtgagcagcagcaacagGTGAAATAAAACGAAAcaacagtacagtatatttgttCTCTCCTCAGTTCCTCGGACGAGAAGCAGAAGAAGGcgtcaaagaagaaaaagaagcgcGCGAATAAAAGTCCCGCAAAGACACAGACAGCGCCACAGCGGAGCGTCTCGTCCAATTCATCCCGCAGGTGTAACACTTGACCGTTAATTTGTTCGATTTTATTCATTGTCCATTTTATTAACTTATCCCAATTTCTTTCTGGGATATTAACAGTCGCTCGCCTGCACCTTTGCGATCGCGTCAGAGCAAGGTACAAGAAGTCGACAATGGACGAAGGCCAAGATCCCCGGACAGGAGACGAGGCCGTGACGAGCAAAGCCCACGACGTCGAGGAGGTGATGAGGTAAGGTGCACTCTAACTTGAGTATTTGTAATCCCTGGTTCGCGAGTGCACCAACGTATGAGGTTAGGAGGTTTACACACAGCCAACTAAAGAAAagctaccaaaaaaaataataatctggcgAAAGCGCTCCCACTCTGTCAGATGGGGCCGGTGTGCGTCTGCTGTTGCACATAAGGCGGAAGCCCGTGTGTGACATGCATCACGTTAAATCCTCGTCCTGTAATTAAATGGATCTCCAAGATTCtgtagcagaggtgggcaatcttggtcctggagggccggagtcctgaaggttttggaggtttctcacttccaacacaagctgattccaatcaacaggatggttgtcaggcttatgcagagcttgctgatgaactgatcatatatcagcggtgttggagaagagcaacatgcaaaacctgcaggacccttgatgcccacctctgctttataGCCTCGTTTCCACAGACGGTATCTATCCTATCCTACTCTACCCTACCCTACTCTGCTCTGCTCTACTTGGCGCTACACCAAAAAGCAGTGCGTCTCCACTGCCACGGCCACCACCCAGCAGCCCCTCCTCATCTTGCCAGTGACATCATGCTAAAGCGACAGCTGCCAGCATGCACGGCACACACACAGGCGAAAATAATGGAGAGCGCGGATGTTTATTTGTACCCGGTGCTTGGTTTGTGGCCATTTCAGCCAGAAGACATCAAataaatacagtgttccctcgtttctcgCGGGTGTTGCGTTCCAAAAACTACCCGCGATCATGTATATCcgagttaattttattttatatttattttgtcatttatgataatgttttttttattttggtatgattttttatttattatgaatgctttttcattcatcgtatactgtatattcttttttcatttagtcatttttcccattaaaaaaatacttttttttattatacagcacagtatacagtagatttttttttttgtttattctaaatgttttttcgtttgtactatatttaatttatttattatatatgttttaagtAACACCTCATCACACACTTGACACATGCACTTTTCTTGATAGGCGTTAACATTTTCTCACACTGTACctcttatttaaatacagtaggaCTCTGTGTTCAAACCTTtgtagattttaaaataataataataaaaccagaattaaattaaattaataagaatagtaattaaaaacacacaacaacaacaacaacaacaaaatagctGTTAGAAATGACACTCCtaattttaatgatgatgatatgaaGCTGAGAAATCCATTTTGACCGGGAGGCTCAGGAGCGCATTGCTGCCTGGTGGCCTGCGCCTGCCCGTGTGGGTCTAATCGTCTGGCGGTCTCGGCACGACAAACTCCACTCGAGCGCTCATGGCCGACGGGGGCTTGCGTGAGCCGTGGGGCGTATGGCTGGCGGCGCGCTGAGCTGTCTGACTCCGCGTGcatacgctgtaaaaaaaacaaaccggGGAACGCTGTATTGCAGAAAGcagaagactgcattcaataatgttTAAAGGGCTTGCAGCTCATCAAAGGTCCGAGCATTAATCTGTTTAGAGGCCATTGTTGTCCTCTCttcatcattaactcattcactctcaggcattttcactgaagcaatccccttcaaaattgaacgtatttatacatttttgggggcaaatgagttaatggcagctgttttcccggggtggtggtttgcgcagctgcacattgatgacgacatgtctgGAACCAGTCATTGGCCTTATTGATAAATAAATGCTGCTTTATCACTGCCGCGGTGCCATGGAAGGGAGGTTTGCATCGTAAGTATTTTGGCGCCTGAGGTTTCAGGTTCTGTTGCTAACGGGTTAGCCATGACACTCCAGTGGGAGTAGTGCAAGACAAGGCAGTTTTTGATAGGAAAACAGCGCACCAAATAAAGCAATTCATAAACAACTCGTCACCCATTAATATGAATTGTCGACGATTTTGACCGGCGACGTTGTTGTGCCTAGTCGACTAATCTTGGCAACCCCATTAGTATtaatgcaaataaaacaaatttgaagTTGTTTAGCAGTCAGCTATATCATTTCATTGCTTTTTTACCGTTTTACGTTTTTGCCATGGTATCATTTCAACTACCGGTATTGAGGTATGCAGCTTATAGTATCGAAGTCAAAATTTTCACAACATTACTTCATCATCTCGACCCCGATTTGTACTTCAAATAACTGTAACCAAGGTGGGGAATGGACACTGTAAGGCCTAGCGGGTGATTATTAGTCAATTTACAGGTACGATAAGGAAGGTAAAAcccagccccccccctcccaacagCTAGTAAACTCTCAATAGTCACTACACATGCCCACTGTCTTCCTGTTCTGTCTGTCTGCCActagaaagagaaagagaggacAGTGGCCTCCCTTCCCAGGAGGAGACGAGACTCCTCTTCCCCGTCCTCGCCTCCAAAGGCCGACAGAAAGAAAGAGATTGAGAGGAGCAAAGAGCGACCCAGCGAAAGACGGCGTTCACGCAGTAAAGAGATGGACAAAAGAAAGAGGGACAATGAGGAGGACACCCGGAGGAGCTCCAGGAGCAAAGAAACGGGCAAACAGAGAGGTAGAAGATCAAAAAGTCCAGAAAGTGACAAAGGACGGGGAAGGCGTTCAGGGAGCAGAGAACAGCGAGACAAAGCAAAGCCGTGTCCTCCTCAGAAGGTGAGACGTGACTCCTCTTCTCCTTCACCTCCCAAAATGGAAGCCAGGACTGGTCGAAGCAGAAAAGCGGAAGAGCGGAACGCAAGAACCCGACACGACTCTTCTTCGCCTTCAGCTCCCAGAGCGGACGCCAGGACTGCTCGCAACAGAGGAGCCGAACGAGAGGAAGAGAAGAACGCAGGGAAGCGGGACACAAGGACCAGACATGACTCCTCTTCTCCTTCACCTCCCAGAGTGGACTCCAGGATCGCTCGTAGCAGAGGTATGGAACCGGCGGAGAGGAACGCTGGCAAGCGGGACACAAGAACCAAACATGAATCCCCTTCACCTTCACCTCCCAAAATGGACGCCAAGACCGGTCGCGGCAGAAGAGCGCAACCAGAGGAGGAGAAGAATGCCGCGAAACGAGACACAAGGACCAGGCACGACTCCCCGTCGCCATCTCCTGAGAGGAGGAACAGAGGAGACATGATTCAGACATCCAAGAGTAAGGAGGCCGCAAAGAGAGCGGACGTCACTTCTCGTCGTCCTTCTTCTCGTTCGCCACCCTTCAACGGACGCCAAGACAAAAGCCAAGAAGATGGAGGGAGGAAGTTAGACGAGGCAAAGCGAATTCAGCGGAAACCTGACACCAGGACCAGAAGTCCTCCAAAGCAGCAGGCACAGGAACAAAAAGAGTGCAGCAATGACAGTGACTCTTCCTCGTCTTCgtcatcctcctcctcgtcttcgtcatcctcctcatcctcatcgtCAGAAGACGAAGACCAACCCCAGATAAGAGAAAAGACAAACTTGTCTTCCATCGGAGCGGCTGTTCAAAGGTTCGTCACCAACGGACGCGCTGAGAGCTCACAAGAAGCCCGAAGACCCCCCGAGCGGATGGAAGACAACAAAGAGCGACCCACTCAAAGAGCCCTTGAGGACCCCCCTTCAGGCAAAAACCAGCAGGACCGCCATAGTCTGCGGGAGAAGCCGACCAGGGGGTCCCGCTCTCCACCGGCCCACCGTGCCACCCCACCCAAGCAGTACCAGGACCCCTTGCCCCGCACCAGGAGAAGCAGTCCTCCTCCAGCCCGCCTCAGGGACCAGGAGTGGGACCGGGATCGAGGATGGGAAAGGAACGCCAGACGTAGCAGGTCCAGGAGCCCCAGGAGACGAAGCCCGCTAATCAGGTGAGAAGTTGAACACAAGCTGGTGGATATTTGGAATCATTCACATATTGCTCCTCCCCAAATAGGGATTTGTACAGTGGACCGAGATAGTTCATCCACTAAAAATCACTTTGTAGTGAACAGGGAGCAACTGCATTTGAATCTTTGACGAATATcagcatcggccattttgaagaatcatatggccgataatagatccatttaaaacATGTTAGCTTCAGGAAACTGATTGTTTAAAatttcagagatgctgctgatcctgggaactctctgcaccttctgt is a window of Vanacampus margaritifer isolate UIUO_Vmar chromosome 2, RoL_Vmar_1.0, whole genome shotgun sequence DNA encoding:
- the srrm2 gene encoding serine/arginine repetitive matrix protein 2; amino-acid sequence: MYNGIGLTTPRGSGTNGYVQRNLSTLRAKRPRDDRGGERDEKDRERLESQLNRQPNAEILEHQRKRQLELECAKFQDMMEEQGYSAEEIEEKVNSFRMMLQEKHQPPLPAAGDKASITETHALAAANQQKNDRLRAAFGISSDYVDGSSFHADRKEKEKEKREQERLEREKQQQKYTLVEDSDESDSPPKKRSRKKKKKNKKRAGSQSPSPPPCREKKSKKKKKKRESSVEEEDDSSSDEKQKKASKKKKKRANKSPAKTQTAPQRSVSSNSSRSRSPAPLRSRQSKVQEVDNGRRPRSPDRRRGRDEQSPRRRGGDEKEKERTVASLPRRRRDSSSPSSPPKADRKKEIERSKERPSERRRSRSKEMDKRKRDNEEDTRRSSRSKETGKQRGRRSKSPESDKGRGRRSGSREQRDKAKPCPPQKVRRDSSSPSPPKMEARTGRSRKAEERNARTRHDSSSPSAPRADARTARNRGAEREEEKNAGKRDTRTRHDSSSPSPPRVDSRIARSRGMEPAERNAGKRDTRTKHESPSPSPPKMDAKTGRGRRAQPEEEKNAAKRDTRTRHDSPSPSPERRNRGDMIQTSKSKEAAKRADVTSRRPSSRSPPFNGRQDKSQEDGGRKLDEAKRIQRKPDTRTRSPPKQQAQEQKECSNDSDSSSSSSSSSSSSSSSSSSSSEDEDQPQIREKTNLSSIGAAVQRFVTNGRAESSQEARRPPERMEDNKERPTQRALEDPPSGKNQQDRHSLREKPTRGSRSPPAHRATPPKQYQDPLPRTRRSSPPPARLRDQEWDRDRGWERNARRSRSRSPRRRSPLIRGRHPPSPLHRRRNSRSPSPPRRRRSSRSPIRRRSSRSPIRRRMSRSPSPLRKRPSSRSPLPLLRRRTSRSPVRRQTSRSPLPLLRRRTSRSPVRRQTSRSPVRRQTSRSPVRRQTSRSPARRQTSRSPARRQTSRSPARRQTSRSPARRQTSRSPVRRQTSRSPVRRQTSRSPARRQTSRSPARRQTSRSPVRRQTSRSPMRKRTSCSPQTSRLPVRKRISRSPSPSARRRPSRSPLPPKGRGPTSRSPKRTSHSASSEGARKQDGEADNPRGRQEQRAPPEKNARKSSGSSSSSSSSSSSSSSSSSSSSSSPSPPPNKKDANPPEQEKKNQHEDERRDHRMPKSRSDSSLSRVVAVAAPATRGSDGQSEHNGSSRAMSRKSPPPVARPPPRQEVVTEHGVNGKELNKKASRSSSSSSSSSSSSSSSSSSSSSSSSSDSSDSEAQPEKEKAKAQRSQSSSSDTEKDKDKSGVRPRRVPADSLRDSRSLSYSPPRHMRGALTKSRGRPR